A stretch of the Conger conger chromosome 3, fConCon1.1, whole genome shotgun sequence genome encodes the following:
- the tdrd3 gene encoding tudor domain-containing protein 3 isoform X4: protein MADFSSALTKEGWYLSDEGIEICRSSSEKVSVSDIIRIALNSDLRPIGKKFLASDINSGRVEKVQGPCVLQVQKIRNVAAPKDHEESQAAPRMLRIQMTDGHTNCVGIEFKQLSKVSLNTPPGTKVKLLGTVLVKNGFLLLDDSKIHILGGEVDHMVEKWELQRSLAKHSRTNIGAEGGPPPFLPFGQKCVAKEQVDSRELDQRKTLQVTSAMKTADENDEFEKQRIAAIAEIAKSKETRTFGGGGNAGSNLNNSGSSYKNRDTYQKRREEKPAWTENRSEGVYRELVDERALRDIMEMGFNKEAARQALMDNNNNLEVALNFLLTNDKPKPVLADYSRPPPRAKGRGRGRARLDEEDDVAGGRPSGPSTLFDFLESKMGAFSIDEPKSQPAPKPQGQLNKMMFPDTDYFSKDLQNKYPSRNDPRLQRSDKPPRFQKDSELFKSGLDSSTASQRWRGPENSGAGGPDKWQDEGRRGGRVFHGNPRSRDHTVPGAFPHRSRDIAGSSGFQQGSRDHISSGGFHQGSRDQATSVGFQQGSDASFKKTPNDNGIQHKPPESNSGELDVKGGSRSDNKFEGNGKRRGVFDRQHSDTAVRKSDVVGSLNSSNLWGNKNTIVTQDLNMVGAGGHTHIQNGYSEQRRTGPIKQQCGVTSGEGFSNKNISQNSGPKKRSGPIKSQKGIESVLVSESSAHGLNNWKPGDQCLALYWEDNKFYRARIDAVHPSGTTAVVVFSDYGNCEEVLLHNIKPVHMDSWVKTLRLPDQE, encoded by the exons ATGGCTGATTTCAGCTCAGCCCTAACCAAAGAAGGCTG gTACCTTTCAGATGAAGGCATAGAGATTTGCAGAAGCTCTTCGGAGAAGGTGTCTGTCAGTGACATCATCCGTATTGCACTTAAT AGTGATTTAAGACCTATCGGGAAGAAGTTTCTGGCCAGTGACATAAACAGTGGACGAGTGGAGAAG GTACAAGGGCCATGCGTACTCCAGGTGCAGAAGATCAGGAACGTGGCAGCTCCAAAAGACCACGAGGAGTCCCAGGCAGCTCCCAGAATGCTGCGCATACAGATGACAGATGGCCACACCAACTGTGTCGGCATTGAGTTCAAACAACTATCCAAAGTCAG TCTCAACACCCCTCCTGGAACTAAAGTCAAGCTCCTGGGCACAGTTCTTGTGAAAAATGGGTTCTTGCTGCTTGATGACTCTAAAATCCACATACTTGGTGGGGAAGTCGATCACATGGTTGAAAAATGGGAATTACAAAGG AGTTTGGCCAAGCACAGTCGAACTAATATCGGTGCAGAAGGTGGGCCACCTCCCTTTCTCCCATTTGGCCAG AAATGTGTGGCGAAAGAACAGGTTGACAGCCGGGAGCTGGATCAAAGGAAGACACTGCAGGTCACCAGTGCCATGAAAACGGCAGATGAGAACGATGAGTTTGAGAAGCAAAGGATTGCTGCCATAGCAGAAATCGCAAAAAGCAAAGAG actcGGACATTTGGTGGTGGAGGAAATGCAGGCAGTAATCTCAACAATTCTGGTTCCTCATACAAGAATCGAGACACTTATCAGAAAAGGCGTGAAGAAAAACCTGCTTGGACCGAAAACCGATCAGAAGGGGTGTATCGTGAGCTG GTGGACGAAAGGGCATTGAGGGACATCATGGAAATGGGTTTCAACAAAGAAGCTGCAAGGCAGGCACTCAtggacaacaacaacaacctggAGGTGGCTCTCAATTTCCTTCTCACAAATGACAAGCCGAAGCCTGTACTTGCTGATTACAGCCGACCACCACCAAGAG CAAAGGGCAGGGGTCGCGGAAGAGCCAGGTTGGATGAAGAGGATGATGTGGCTGGAGGAAGGCCCTCTGGTCCAAGCACTCTGTTTGATTTCCTGGAATCAAAGATGGGGGCCTTTTCTATTGATG AGCCAAAAAGCCAGCCAGCTCCAAAACCTCAGGGTCAGCTGAACAAGATGATGTTCCCAGACACAGACTATTTCTCCAAAGACTTGCAAAATAAATATCCCTCAAGGAATGATCCAAGACTGCAGAGAAGCGACAAACCCCCACGCTTCCAGAAGGACAGTGAGCTCTTCAAGTCAGGCCTGGACTCTTCTACTGCCAGCCAGCGATGGAGGGGACCTGAGAACTCTGGTGCAGGTGGCCCAGACAAATGGCAGGATGAGGGCAGGAGGGGTGGGCGGGTGTTCCATGGAAATCCACGATCACGCGATcacactgttcctggagctTTTCCTCATCGGTCAAGGGACATTGCTGGCTCTAGTGGATTCCAGCAAGGATCCAGAGACCATATAAGTTCTGGCGGATTCCACCAAGGATCTAGAGATCAAGCAACTTCTGTTGGATTCCAGCAAGGCTCTGATGCGTCTTTCAAGAAGACTCCAAATGACAATGGAATACAACACAAACCCCCAGAGAGCAACTCTGGGGAATTGGACGTTAAGGGAGGCTCTCGGTCTGATAACAAATTTGAGGGCAACGGTAAAAGGAGAGGGGTGTTTGACAGGCAACACTCAGATACTGCTGTCAGAAAATCAGATGTTGTTGGTTCTCTGAATTCCTCCAACTTGTGGGGCAATAAGAATACCATTGTGACACAGGACTTGAATATGGTTGGGGCTggtggtcacacacacattcaaaatgggTACTCAGAGCAGCGGCGGACTGGGCCTATTAAACAGCAGTGTGGTGTAACCTCTGGTGAGGGGTTCTCCAACAAAAACATCTCTCAGAACTCTGGGCCCAAGAAAAGGTCCGGACcaatcaaaagtcaaaaaggCATAGAATCAGTTTTGGTCTCGGAATCAAGCGCACATGGGCTGAATAACTGGAAACCAGGCGACCAGTGCCTTGCACTGTACTGGGAAGATAACAAG TTCTATCGTGCCAGAATCGATGCAGTGCATCCATCTGGAACgactgctgttgttgtgttcagTGACTATGGAAATTGTGAAGAAGTCCTCCTCCATAATATCAAGCCTGTTCACATGGACTCCTGG